A segment of the Peptoclostridium acidaminophilum DSM 3953 genome:
TTTTCGCCGAGGAATTCCTTACATATAGTACCCTTGCCTACTCCGGATGGCCCGCATATGACTATCAGGATGCCTTCTTTATTCATTTACTTCTTCCTTTCTAAAATCACTGTGACTCTCAACGTGGTGCTCTTCCTTGTTTTCAAGCCTATGGGCAACCGTCTCAGGCTGCACCGCGGATAGTATCACATAGTCGCTGTCGGTGAATATTACTGCCCTTGTCCTTCTGCCGTATGTAGCATCAATGAGGTTTCCCTTTTTTCTTGATTCCTGGATAATCCTCTTTATAGGCGCTGATTCAGGGCTTACAATAGATACTATTCTGTTCGCCGATACTATGTTTCCAAATCCTATGTTAACCAACTTTAGAGCCATTGCAGGCCTCCTATTCTATGTTTTGGACTTGCTCCCTTATTTTTTCAAGCTCGCTTTTTATGTCTACTATGAGCTGAGTTATTCTAAGGTTTGAAGATTTTGAGCCTATAGTATTGGCTTCCCTGTTCATTTCCTGTATCAGGAAGTCTATTTTTCTTCCCACAGAATCGTCCTCTTTGAGAGTTCCGCCAAGCTGTATTATGTGGCTTCTGAATCTGACTATTTCTTCGGTTATGCTGCATCTGTCTGCAAATATCGCAGCCTCCTGCGCTATCCTCGATTCGTCTATTGCCACTCCTGCTCCAAGCAGGTCCTTGATCCTTCCTGTAAGCTTGTCCTTGTATTCTATCACTACGGTGTCGGAGAGTTTTTCTATCTGCCCAAGATATTCCTCCATGAGAGCGCATCTCATTATAATATCGTCTGATATCTTATCGCCCTCCACCTTCCTCATGTCCCTTGCTGTCCTGAATGCCTCCTCGAGAGCCGGTGCGAGACTCTTCCATATGAGTTCCTCGTCCTCCTCCTTCTCAAGGAGCTTTACAACCTCAGGGAATCTGGCTATCGTAGATATTGTTATGTCATTTTTTACATCTATCTCGCCCGCTATCTTTTTGAGAACCTCATGATAACCCTTTGCAAGCTTAAGGTCGAGTCTGAGCTCCGATTCGCTTTCACCGACAAGCTCCATGCCCACAAAAATGTCTATTCTTCCCCTTTTGAGATACTGTTTAGCCTGGCTCCTTATTTTCTCTTCAAAAAAGGCAATCTTTCTTGGCAACCTTATATTTATGTCCAAATACCTGTGGTTGATGCTCTTGCATTCCACAGTGAAATGATAATTCTCGTCCCTGTATTCACCTCTGCCAAATCCAGTCATGCTTACCGACATAGCTATACCTCCATAACACCTTCGCAAATTTTTACAGCAGGACCATCCATATATATGAGTCCGTCTATTATGTCTATCTTAAGCTTGCCACCTTCCGACTCTACATTAACGCTTTCAGATACAAGCCCCAATATATTAGATATATAAGCGGAAGCGCATATTCCTGTGCCGCACGCAAGCGTGTAGCCGCAGCCCCTCTCCCACGTTGCTACTCTGAGGTTGCTTTTGTCGACAACCTTTACAAAGTTGACGTTCGTCCTGTCAGGGAAAATGCTGTGATTTTCAATTTTAGGCCCTAGCGTAGTAACCTTCTCCATGTCTATGGTGTCAACGTAGATAACCGCATGCGGAACCCCCACAAGCGCAGCCGAGATGTTTATCTGCTGCCCGTCTACTTCAATAGTCTTGCTTAAGAAGTCGCTGCCCGCATAATCCACAGGGATTTTTTCCGGTGAAAGCTCAGCTCTGCCCATATCGGCCCTGACGCTTACAACCTTTCCATATTCTACATTTGCACGAACTTTTATTATGCCAGCGAGCGTCTCAACCTCAAACTCATCTTTGTCTACAAGTCCTGTGTCATGCACGTACTTTACAAAGCACCTTAGGCCATTGCCGCACATTTTCGCCCTGGTGCCATCAGAATTATAATATATCATGCAGCAGTCAGCAACGTCTGAAGGCTTTGCCACAAGGAGGCCGTCGGCGCCTATGCCGAATCTTCTGTGGCACATTTTCCGTGCAATTTCGGAATAATCCTCATATATGTATTTTTCTCCATCTATAGCAATGAAGTCGTTTCCTGCTCCATGGAGCTTGATAAATTCAATCACAAAATCGCCTCCAATACTTACTCCCATATTGATATATTATACATAAAATAATATATTAAATCAAAATAATTTGGTAGCAGAAACCACCAATAGCATATTTTTACCGATTAGTGCAATTACTGGTTTCACAAAGCCTTCCAATAGTTGCGATTGTTTAATCCGCCGGTTTGGCTTATACTATTATTTGTAAATACTTTTGTTTGGAGGTACTCAATGGCATTAGACGGAATATTTGTCCATTCGCTTGTCAAGGAACTCTCCTTGGTTCTTGTCGGCGGAAGGATAGAAAAGATATATCAGCCCGAGGGCGATGAAATGGTAATAAACATAAGAAATAAAGGAGAATCCGTAAGGCTTCTTTTGAGCGCCAGCTCCTCAAATCCCAGGGCGCATATTGTAAAGAGCGCGGCCAAGGAAAATCCCAACACCCCGCCCATGTTCTGCATGCTCTCAAGGAAAAATCTCCAGGGCGGCCGCATACTCTCAGTAACACAGCCAGACTTCGAGAGAATAATAAAGATAACAGTGGAGACGCTCGACGAGCTAAAACAAAAAAAAGACATCGACATACTCATTGAGATAATGGGCAAGCACAGCAACATAATACTTGTCGAGTCGGCTACAGGCAGAATTCTGGATTCAATCAAGAGGATTCCTCTTAGCGTAAGCAGCTACAGGCAAATTCTGCCAGGAAACACCTATATAACGCCTCCTCCTCAGGACAAGCTGAATCCCTTGGAGCCCGTTGGCAAGGAGGAATTCGAAGACAGGATTTCAGGCTCAAATTCGCCGGTCTTCAAAGCAATATATGGGTCATTCAAGGGCATAAGCCCCATAGTGGCAAAGGAGATAGTCCACAGAAGCTCTCTGCCTTTTGACATACACTCCTCCCAGCTCGAGCGCAGGCAGCTCGACTCCCTGTATGAGTCGTTTGACAGGTTTTTTAGACAGATTAAAAACGGCATATTCTCACCTTCGATAGTTATAGACAAAACCACAGACACGCTTGTGGATTTTTGCTTTACTAGACTTACGCTCTACAGCTCGCTTTCATTTATTGAAAGCGAAAGTCCCAGCGATATACTGGAAACCTTCTATATGCAAAGAGACCTCAAGGAGCGCATGAAGCAAAAATCTATTAACCTGCGAAAAAGCATGACAAACAAGCTCGAGAGACTCCAAAACAAGATACAAAAGCAAAAGCAGGAGCTGCTCGAATCCGAAAATGCTTCCAGATACAAGCTCTACGGCGATCTTATAACGTCATACATCTACATGATACAGCCCGGCATGGAAAGTGTCAGCGTTTCCAACTTTTTCGAAGAGGATTCTCCGCTGGTGGAAATACCCCTTGAAAAAAACCGGACGCCGTCTCAAAACGCCCAAAAATATTTCAAGAAATACTCAAAGCTCAAAACAGCAGCTCTGGAGCTTGAAAAGCAAATCACAATAACTCTACGAGAAATTGATTACCTTGAAAATATTATTTACAGCATAGAAAACTGTGAAAGCACAGACGAGCTCGATGAGATAGTCGACGAACTTATAAAGGAAGGTCTTGTGAAAAGCAGGCTTAAGGGCAAAACCAAGAAGAAGGAATCCGAAAAGGCCAAAACCTCAAAGCCCCTTTCATTCCATTCGTCTGATGGTTTTGAAATCTTCGTGGGCAAAAACAACAAGCAAAATGACATACTTACGCTTAAGACTGCAGCTCCTTCCGACATATGGCTGCATACTAAGGACATACCCGGCTCACACGTAATCATAAGAACCGGCGGAAAAAAAGCAAGCGATACTGCCATACTCGAAGCTGCAATGCTGGCGGCATACCACAGCAAAGCCAGAATGTCTGCCAACGTGCCCGTGGACTATACAGAGCGCAAAAATGTCAAAAAGCCAGGCGGTGCCAAGCCCGGCATGGTCATATACGAATCAAACCGGACAATATACGTAACTCCGTCGGAAGAGGACCTCGTGGCCATAAAGAAAAACTCGCCATCGTCTGATTCCGAGAAAAACAGCTAAAACTAAAGCTGGCTTCCAAAACGAACATGATTCATTTCGGCAGCCAGCTTTAGTTTAATGCTCTACAAATAATTCTCTATATTTCGATTATCGACACATTCTCCTCTGAGTCGGTCTCAAGGAACTTGACGCTTATTATCTCATTTTTTGAAGTAGGCACATTTTTGCCGACATAATCAGGCCTTATCGGCAGTTCCCTGTGCCCCCTGTCAACAAGCACCGCAAGCTGTATCGACTTTGGCCTGCCGACATCCATTACCGCATCCATGGCTGCCCTGACTGTCCTTCCAGTAAAGAGCACATCATCAACTAGTATCACAACCTTGTCGTTTATATCAAACTCAATATTTGAGCTGCGAACGACAGGATCCAGCTCTTCCTTGCTAAGGTCGTCCCTGTATAGCGTTATATCGACTTCCCCGGTCTTTACCTGTATGCCTTCAATTTCATCAATTTTATTGCTTATCCTGTTGGCAAGAGGAACGCCCCTGGTTTTAATGCCTATTATAACTACGTCCTCCACGCCTTTATTTTTTTCTATTATTTCATGGCTTATCCTGGTAATTGCCCTGGCTATGCCCTTTTCATCCATAATGCTTGCCTTTTCTCTCATAAAAAAGCCTCCCAAAACAAAAGGTTCCCGAGGCAGACAGGAACGCGTGTAATTATTTTTCAAGTGCTTTCAGAATTTTCGTAAAATAGTCAGGAAGCTCCGATGTGAACTCCATATATTCTCCAGTAACTGGATGCAGAAATCCCAGTGTGCGCGCATGAAGCGTCTGCCCGCAGAGCTTGAAGGGGCTCTTTTTCGGGCCGTATATCGGATCCCCAAGTATCGGGTGGTGCATATGCGATATGTGTACCCTTATCTGGTGGGTTCTGCCCGTTTCCAGCTTCGCCCTCATGTGAGTGTAGCCTTCGTATCTTTTTATTACCTCAAAGTGCGTTATGGCATTTTTCCCATCATTGACCACGGCCATTTTCAGGCGATTCGAAGGATTTCTGCCTATTGGCATGTCCACAGTGAATCTTTCTTCCTTGACATTTCCTATGCACACCATCTCGTAGGTTCTTTCTATAGAGTGCACCTTGAACTGGCTCGCCAGCTCTTCATGTGCCCTGTCAGTCTTGGCGGCCACGAGCAGTCCCGATGTGTCCTTGTCTATCCTGTGGACTATGCCCGGCCTTGTCACTCCGTTTAGGGTAGAGAGCCTGGCGTCACAGTGATGGAGGAGCGCATTTACAAGTGTCCCCTCGCTGTTGCCCGGCGCCGGATGCACAACCATTCCCTGTGGCTTGTTAACCACAATCACCTGGTCATCCTCATACACTATCTCCAGCCTTATATCCTCAGGCTGCGGCTTTGGCTCGCTTCTGTCAGGAAGGTTGACCTCTACAGTGTCATTTTCACGCACAATATATTTTGCCTTTTCAAGCTTTCCGTTTACACTGACAAGGCCGTCCTTTACAAGCTTTTGAATGTACGACCTCGATATATCCTCGAATTGTTCAGACAGGAATACATCAAGCCTGCCGCCTTCCTCATCTTCCATCACATAAAAACTTCTCTGCTCCATGAGTTAAAACTTTCCCTCCCGAATTTCAAGCATTTCGCTTTTAAAAAGCAGAATATACGCAAGCGATATTCCACCCACTACTACGCATATATCTGCGATGTTGAATACAGGCCATATCCTGAAGTCCAGAAAATCAACCACGAAGCCCAGCCTTACCCTGTCAATCAGGTTGCCTATCGCCCCTGCAACTACAAGGTCAAGCGATAGCCTAAGATACGTGTTCATTCCTTTGTTTTTATGCATGAAATACATAACGCCCGAAACTATCACCACTGTGAGTATTATGAAAAACCATCTTTTGTTTTGAAGCACCCCGAATGCCGCTCCCCTGTTTTCCACATATGTCAGATGGAATATGCCGCTTATTACTGGAATGCTCCCAGCCGAGGCCAGAAACCTCAGCGCCCAGAGCTTTAACGTCTGGTCCAGCGCTACAAGCACCGCTATTATTAAAATATTCACCTTTTCACCTCTATGAGCTATATGGATTTAAGCATACTCAGCACCATGTCTTTTGAATTTTCTGCCGCAGCCTCAACAAACTCGCTGTAGTTGACATGCGCTGAACCGTCAGCCTTGTCTGACATGGCCCTTATTATAACAAACGGGATTTTATTCAAAGCGCATACGTGCGCAACAGACGCTCCTTCCATCTCCGTGCATGCTCCCGAGAAGACATCAACCAGCTTATCCTTCACATCCTTGCTGCTTACGAAAACATCACCTGTAACGACCCTTCCCTTCATAACCTTATGGCCTGAACCGTTGTCAATGCCAGCCTTGTACGCTGCTTCTACAAGTATGGGATCGGCCTCGAACACTGATGTTTCCATTCTTGGTATCTCGCCCGGCTTGTAGCCGAATCCTGTGGCGTCAAAGTCATGCTCAAGCGCATCTGTAGATATAACTACATCCAGAACGTCCAGCTCGTCACAAAGTGCTCCGGCAACCCCTGTATTTATGACAGCGGCTGCTCCAAAAACGCTTATTAGCAGCTGCGTACACATGGCGGCATTAACCTTTCCAATCCCGCACCTTACAAGCACAATATTTCTGCCCTCCATTTTGCCCTGGCAGAATTCAAGGCCAGCCATCTGACTTATTTCATCAATTTTCATGTGGTGCTTTAGTATGTCCACCTCTTCGTCCATGGCTCCTATTATTCCAATTATATCAAACATTATCCATTCCTCCGTCCGCATGCATATGCCTCAGCCTTACAAAAAAAAGAGTGCTTTATTCAGCACTTGAATCTGGCATT
Coding sequences within it:
- the remA gene encoding extracellular matrix/biofilm regulator RemA; its protein translation is MALKLVNIGFGNIVSANRIVSIVSPESAPIKRIIQESRKKGNLIDATYGRRTRAVIFTDSDYVILSAVQPETVAHRLENKEEHHVESHSDFRKEEVNE
- a CDS encoding YicC/YloC family endoribonuclease, whose protein sequence is MSVSMTGFGRGEYRDENYHFTVECKSINHRYLDINIRLPRKIAFFEEKIRSQAKQYLKRGRIDIFVGMELVGESESELRLDLKLAKGYHEVLKKIAGEIDVKNDITISTIARFPEVVKLLEKEEDEELIWKSLAPALEEAFRTARDMRKVEGDKISDDIIMRCALMEEYLGQIEKLSDTVVIEYKDKLTGRIKDLLGAGVAIDESRIAQEAAIFADRCSITEEIVRFRSHIIQLGGTLKEDDSVGRKIDFLIQEMNREANTIGSKSSNLRITQLIVDIKSELEKIREQVQNIE
- the dapF gene encoding diaminopimelate epimerase; this encodes MIEFIKLHGAGNDFIAIDGEKYIYEDYSEIARKMCHRRFGIGADGLLVAKPSDVADCCMIYYNSDGTRAKMCGNGLRCFVKYVHDTGLVDKDEFEVETLAGIIKVRANVEYGKVVSVRADMGRAELSPEKIPVDYAGSDFLSKTIEVDGQQINISAALVGVPHAVIYVDTIDMEKVTTLGPKIENHSIFPDRTNVNFVKVVDKSNLRVATWERGCGYTLACGTGICASAYISNILGLVSESVNVESEGGKLKIDIIDGLIYMDGPAVKICEGVMEV
- a CDS encoding Rqc2 family fibronectin-binding protein; amino-acid sequence: MALDGIFVHSLVKELSLVLVGGRIEKIYQPEGDEMVINIRNKGESVRLLLSASSSNPRAHIVKSAAKENPNTPPMFCMLSRKNLQGGRILSVTQPDFERIIKITVETLDELKQKKDIDILIEIMGKHSNIILVESATGRILDSIKRIPLSVSSYRQILPGNTYITPPPQDKLNPLEPVGKEEFEDRISGSNSPVFKAIYGSFKGISPIVAKEIVHRSSLPFDIHSSQLERRQLDSLYESFDRFFRQIKNGIFSPSIVIDKTTDTLVDFCFTRLTLYSSLSFIESESPSDILETFYMQRDLKERMKQKSINLRKSMTNKLERLQNKIQKQKQELLESENASRYKLYGDLITSYIYMIQPGMESVSVSNFFEEDSPLVEIPLEKNRTPSQNAQKYFKKYSKLKTAALELEKQITITLREIDYLENIIYSIENCESTDELDEIVDELIKEGLVKSRLKGKTKKKESEKAKTSKPLSFHSSDGFEIFVGKNNKQNDILTLKTAAPSDIWLHTKDIPGSHVIIRTGGKKASDTAILEAAMLAAYHSKARMSANVPVDYTERKNVKKPGGAKPGMVIYESNRTIYVTPSEEDLVAIKKNSPSSDSEKNS
- the pyrR gene encoding bifunctional pyr operon transcriptional regulator/uracil phosphoribosyltransferase PyrR, which codes for MREKASIMDEKGIARAITRISHEIIEKNKGVEDVVIIGIKTRGVPLANRISNKIDEIEGIQVKTGEVDITLYRDDLSKEELDPVVRSSNIEFDINDKVVILVDDVLFTGRTVRAAMDAVMDVGRPKSIQLAVLVDRGHRELPIRPDYVGKNVPTSKNEIISVKFLETDSEENVSIIEI
- a CDS encoding RluA family pseudouridine synthase codes for the protein MEQRSFYVMEDEEGGRLDVFLSEQFEDISRSYIQKLVKDGLVSVNGKLEKAKYIVRENDTVEVNLPDRSEPKPQPEDIRLEIVYEDDQVIVVNKPQGMVVHPAPGNSEGTLVNALLHHCDARLSTLNGVTRPGIVHRIDKDTSGLLVAAKTDRAHEELASQFKVHSIERTYEMVCIGNVKEERFTVDMPIGRNPSNRLKMAVVNDGKNAITHFEVIKRYEGYTHMRAKLETGRTHQIRVHISHMHHPILGDPIYGPKKSPFKLCGQTLHARTLGFLHPVTGEYMEFTSELPDYFTKILKALEK
- the lspA gene encoding signal peptidase II, yielding MNILIIAVLVALDQTLKLWALRFLASAGSIPVISGIFHLTYVENRGAAFGVLQNKRWFFIILTVVIVSGVMYFMHKNKGMNTYLRLSLDLVVAGAIGNLIDRVRLGFVVDFLDFRIWPVFNIADICVVVGGISLAYILLFKSEMLEIREGKF
- a CDS encoding 5'-methylthioadenosine/adenosylhomocysteine nucleosidase, with the protein product MFDIIGIIGAMDEEVDILKHHMKIDEISQMAGLEFCQGKMEGRNIVLVRCGIGKVNAAMCTQLLISVFGAAAVINTGVAGALCDELDVLDVVISTDALEHDFDATGFGYKPGEIPRMETSVFEADPILVEAAYKAGIDNGSGHKVMKGRVVTGDVFVSSKDVKDKLVDVFSGACTEMEGASVAHVCALNKIPFVIIRAMSDKADGSAHVNYSEFVEAAAENSKDMVLSMLKSI